One window of the Branchiostoma lanceolatum isolate klBraLanc5 chromosome 3, klBraLanc5.hap2, whole genome shotgun sequence genome contains the following:
- the LOC136429855 gene encoding uncharacterized protein isoform X1 → MRRDSLKRFPECRRILTEMSSQDKIPSIAKASLKLLIELVLSDPIKNETAEKLLTHEEIFRSSLDARRFEQQDQIEQELRVKAYALLLSCINLHCCKATLSPSSDRFRQPLTRVREDLKTIRGDTHALTSAVFFALEAISRLIDSDEKKSKALLTKLSKFLTFIEEEAKKQDPLTDKLMKKVTKFVNSVTSYDEELALIFLSVLTRTTPGGLVCFQLLAECRVHRIETERRRLSFKRTTQHEPSWSVLYRIAWYMVRLAKDVDTPRATRVQAVKADSTMCLGSFWTNPDLKKINDFPTAKPLIMAMCEDLIYSDIHEIAEAVTGPLLVRGGSIDYGKLTERVLPKHLAHYHQNEDLEVFQDQLPHQCNNSVIYQGVMGGKQIHVAVKVARVQNLQSFNGLHDTSTPACKRIQDEIKVLRRLKHPNIINLLASSVESPVHYVMGLMTHGNLMDYLRKHRSPVLPPQQLFAIAIHVLRALAFLQGDKSVQRNVMAKNVLVTMEDGVLCYKLSGFCKARKAKESKPYAVKDSLTYFKGSWNEQMPLRFLAPESLVSQWYSAKSDMWSFGVFLYELFTCGAVPYQEFDCMSTEDLLFRIVRKGLRMKQPSCVPTSIFRLMKDLLRVDELERPAADLVLEQIEQLQPKYSNTDDDWRPYLPPVEDVVDAYCCQEIPEALLKRLKDPDASSSDRTSMAGNALQECYEDLLLNSPDRPKETVHKEETLTLEKVPKALASVETYREIGPTTKDCEQLTAIRFMKDPVRSGEEFACLYTVRPSAGNLRDYLSNKCCSSPSLLEDFCRAITLAVQCLHGKDVVHRDLRLEHVFVENEDGQPKVMLGRFGRTKKLLQGPYDEDVSESYFEYGRPGPVDASRWSPPEVLHFGLYSFKSDVFSLGSVFQELWQAFDAPIGAPSHLTVPYQGMKAEEIKDFLDRNMVLEKSPSCPDWMFQLIQKCRAYHNVDRPTLEDILQVLETHEVPEEWKEDPYMFDYYALVQLFDRESLSDDSDPDLYEEVATNKQRKEDGGTTCSSPEPLYMNLPLSGQQGTTDNQDADSDEEDGASGGEDGVLQASAIWAEQPVQMRSQSKNNRRRTRYSMYHP, encoded by the exons ATGAGGCGCGATTCCCTTAAGAGATTTCCGGAGTGCAGGCGTATCCTGACGGAGATGAGCAGCCAAGATAAGATCCCGTCAATCGCAAAAGCTAGTCTGAAACTTCTGATAGAGCTtgttctgtctgaccctatcaAGAACGAAACAGCAGAAAAGCTTCTGACACACGAAGAAATCTTTCGCAGTAGTTTAGACGCTCGTAGATTTGAACAACAGGATCAGATCGAGCAAGAGCTGAGAGTTAAGGCATATGCTCTCTTACTGTCTTGCATCAACCTTCACTGCTGCAAGGCGACTTTGAGCCCCTCAAGCGATCGCTTTCGGCAACCACTCACGCGCGTGCGCGAAGACCTAAAAACAATCAGAGGCGATACGCATGCGCTGACATCAGCTGTCTTCTTTGCTTTGGAAGCGATTTCACGGCTCATCGACTCTGACGAAAAAAAGTCGAAGGCACTGTTGACAAAACTGTCAAAATTCTTAACGTTTATCGAGGAAGAGGCTAAAAAGCAGGACCCCTTGACGGACAAGTTGATGAAGAAGGTGACTAAGTTCGTCAACAGCGTCACCAGTTACGACGAAGAGCTGGCACTCATCTTTCTGTCTGTGTTG ACTCGGACAACCCCGGGTGGTCTGGTCTGCTTCCAGCTTCTGGCTGAATGTCGGGTCCACCGAATTGAGACCGAAAGGAGGAGGCTCAGCTTCAAGAGAACTACACAACACGAGCCCAGCTGGTCCGTCCTCTATCGGATCGCTTGGTACATGGTTCGATTGGCAAAGGATGTGGACACTCCAAGAG CAACCCGTGTTCAGGCCGTGAAAGCTGACAGCACCATGTGCCTGGGTTCCTTTTGGACCAACCCAGATCTGAAGAAGATCAACGACTTTCCGACTGCAAAGCCCCTCATCATGGCGATGTGCGAAGATCTCATCTACTCGGACATCCACGAGATCGCCGAGGCAGTGACAGGGCCCCTCCTGGTTCGAGGAGGCTCCATTGACTACGGCAAGCTCAC AGAACGAGTGCTCCCCAAACACCTTGCACACTACCACCAAAATGAAGATCTTGAGGTGTTTCAAGACCAGCTGCCCCACCAATGTAACAACAGCGTCATCTACCAAGGCGTGATGGGCGGCAAACAGATCCACGTCGCCGTTAAAGTCGCCAGGGTTCAGAACCTGCAGAGCTTCAATGGTCTGCACGACACCAGCACGCCAGCTTGCAAAA GGATCCAAGATGAAATCAAAGTCCTCCGACGTTTGAAGCACCCGAACATCATCAACCTGTTGGCGTCCAGTGTGGAATCTCCCGTTCATTACGTCATGGGACTGATGACGCACGGTAATCTCATGGACTACCTCCGGAAGCACAGGAGCCCGGTGCTGCCGCCTCAGCAACTGTTTGCCATAGCAATACATGTTCTCCGGGCACTGGCGTTCCTGCAAGGAGACAAAAGTGTACAACG CAATGTCATGGCCAAAAATGTCCTGGTAACAATGGAGGATGGAGTGCTGTGCTACAAACTCAGCGGATTCTGCAAGGCACGAAAGGCAAAGGAGTCCAAGCCATATGCAGTCAAAGACAGCCTGACATACTTTAAAG GATCCTGGAACGAGCAGATGCCTCTGAGGTTCCTTGCACCGGAGTCTCTTGTGTCCCAGTGGTACTCCGCCAAGAGTGACATGTGGTCGTTTGGAGTATTCCTGTACGAGCTGTTCACATGCGGGGCAGTGCCGTACCAGGAGTTCGACTGCATGTCGACAGAGGACTTACTGTTCAGG atcgtccGGAAAGGTCTCCGAATGAAGCAGCCCAGCTGCGTGCCCACCAGCATCTTCAGACTCATGAAGGACCTCCTGAGGGTGGACGAGCTGGAGAGGCCAGCAGCAGACCTGGTGCTCGAGCAGATAGAACAACTACAGCCGAAGTACAGCAATACGG ACGATGACTGGAGACCGTACCTACCACCAGTCGAGGACGTTGTCGATGCCTACTGCTGCCAG GAGATCCCAGAGGCACTGTTAAAACGTCTGAAGGACCCGGATGCCAGCAGCAGTGACAGGACAAGTATGGCCGGCAAT GCACTGCAAGAATGCTATGAGGACCTGTTGCTGAACTCGCCCGACAGACCAAAGGAAACGGTCCACAAGGAA GAAACCCTGACGTTAGAAAAAGTGCCGAAGGCCCTTGCCTCTGTGGAAACGTATAGGGAAATCGGACCTACCACCAAGGACTGTGAACAGCTGACTGCCATCAGATTTATGAAGGATCCTGTGCGGAGTGGAGAGGAGTTTGCCTGCCTG TACACAGTGAGGCCCTCAGCCGGCAACCTCCGTGACTACCTGTCGAATAAGTGCTGCAGCAGCCCATCTCTACTGGAGGATTTCTGTAGGGCGATAACCCTGGCAGTGCAGTGTCTTCATGGGAAGGATGTCGTCCACCGAGACCTGCGACTTGAACACGTCTTCGTGGAAAACGAAGATGGCCAACCCAAG GTAATGCTGGGCCGTTTTGGTCGGACCAAGAAGCTTCTGCAAGGCCCGTACGACGAGGACGTGTCGGAGAGCTACTTCGAATACGGACGCCCTGGACCCGTGGATGCCAGCAGATG GTCCCCACCTGAAGTGCTTCACTTCGGCCTGTACTCCTTCAAGAGTGACGTCTTCAGTTTGGGGTCGGTGTTCCAGGAGCTGTGGCAGGCGTTCGACGCACCCATTGGAGCCCCATCTCACCTAACTGTGCCTTACCAGGGGATGAAGGCAGAAGAG ATCAAGGACTTTCTGGACAGGAACATGGTGTTGGAAAAGTCTCCCAGCTGCCCGGACTGGATGTTCCAGCTGATTCAGAAGTGCCGGGCCTATCACAACGTGGACAGGCCAACACTGGAGGACATCCTGCAGGTTTTAGAGACTCA CGAGGTTCCTGAAGAATGGAAGGAGGACCCGTACATGTTCGACTACTACGCCCTCGTGCAACTGTTCGACCGAGAGTCGCTCTCCGACGATTCCGACCCTGATCTGTACGAAGAGGTCGCCACCAACAAG CAGAGAAAAGAAGATGGTGGCACTACGTGCTCCTCGCCGGAACCGCTGTATATGAATCTCCCTCTGTCGGGACAGCAGGGAACGACAGACAACCAGGACGCTGACTCGGATGAAGAGGATGGTGCTTCGGGGGGTGAAGATGGGGTATTGCAGGCATCTGCTATTTGGGCCGAACAACCTGTTCAGATGAGGAGTCAGTCGAAAAATAACAGAAGGAGGACCCGATATAGCATGTACCATCCCTAG
- the LOC136429854 gene encoding uncharacterized protein gives MVRVTLESGGAQDPLPPGKVNWKGENGPGGFCSIKVNKVEQAVMSIGFNIVVLKTPDQDRPEQSSSFDTCRDPEACNALVDFIRHIQPDRYVLMTACGSITDCLSEPLCDELRKLGSGYFATSMDQLSGAHRNESWVMAARKGHELIKECFKAAGAGPCVETLDI, from the exons ATGGTTCGAGTCACTTTGGAATCCGGAGGTGCACAGGACCCCCTGCCGCCGGGCAAGGTCAACTGGAAGGGCGAGAACGGGCCGGGCGGCTTTTGCTCCATTAAGGTCAACAAAGTCGAGCAAGCGGTCATGTCCATCG GTTTCAACATCGTGGTTCTGAAGACCCCAGACCAGGACCGGCCGGAGCAGTCCTCCTCTTTCGACACCTGCAGAGACCCGGAGGCCTGCAACGCTCTGGTGGACTTCATCAGGCACATTCAGCCG GACCGTTACGTCCTGATGACTGCCTGTGGCTCCATCACCGACTGTCTGTCCGAGCCGCTGTGTGACGAGCTGCGCAAGCTCGGGTCCGGGTACTTTGCCACCAGTATGGACCAGCTGAGCGGAG CTCACAGGAACGAGTCCTGGGTGATGGCGGCCCGGAAGGGACACGAGCTGATCAAGGAGTGCTTCAAGGCCGCCGGCGCCGGACCTTGCGTGGAGACTCTCGACATCTAG
- the LOC136429853 gene encoding uncharacterized protein, with amino-acid sequence MWTRRPSLLLLRAAVFFSVAKVRCNGFVQLDKFIEEVMACKGIPGMALAVVYGSDTEARSYGLRDVRHALPVDRHTLFPIGSLTKAFTSTLAAHVLGDDRDDDIDWDTPVRKLLGDSFEMPDRFRTHGLCLRDILAHKVGLEEYTPFQLMGLNLTGEQLESRLRHFDERLPFRSEFSYSNLMYGLAGHVIGRLTNGTWTDALHDRLTGPMGMADTYTAREVLEGEGLKENLAQGYLVDPLQGATLELDQEQLWAATDTGVAAGGVVSTAEDMARWMRFHLKGGKTPEGVRLVRKRLLKETHAPQMAITSGTFPREGLYRPESAVDDTVPAYCMGWVTGTYRGYKRLVHGGTLASYNSLMTLFPSENIGIFTASNGVAQFQSDVHWSIHNYISDFALGEITWLNSSTICHQGRRRHTGSPGEFAYVSGPSDLAVSPRHSRETTSGFHQTAAVTTASEPLGKYAGVYHSLALGNFSVRLDAASASLRFRYGLFGTGHLQPGLLHEHEMRMVFTGPLWYIQGFKVVFTKTPEAFVTSLHVDSGPDNKPTFHRLDTVSTVDSDVASSAAHLVDSKAYPNVHILLFAYLVHYLISLFFR; translated from the exons ATGTGGACGCGTCGTCCTTCTCTCCTCTTACTTCGCGCAGCGGTGTTTTTCAGCGTGGCGAAAGTACGATGTAACGGTTTCGTACAGCTCGACAAGTTCATCGAAGAAGTCATGGCCTGTAAGGGCATCCCCGGAATGGCTCTGGCCGTGGTGTACGGCTCGGACACCGAGGCGCGCTCGTACGGTCTTCGGGACGTGCGGCACGCCTTGCCCGTGGACAGACACACCCTGTTTCCGATCGGATCGCTCACGAAGGCGTTCACTAGCACGCTTGCCGCTCATGTTCTCGGTGACGACAGAGACGATGATATTGACTGGGACACCCCAGTCAGGAAACTTCTCGGGGATTCCTTCGAAATGCCGGACAGGTTTCGAACCCATGGCCTCTGTCTTCGAGACATCTTGGCTCACAAGGTCGGACTGGAAGAATACACACCGTTTCAGTTGATGGGGCTGAACCTAACTGGTGAACAGCTAGAAAG TCGCCTGCGGCACTTTGACGAGCGCCTGCCGTTCCGCTCAGAGTTCTCCTACAGTAACCTGATGTACGGTCTGGCCGGTCACGTGATCGGGCGTCTGACTAACGGCACGTGGACGGACGCGCTGCACGACCGGCTCACCGGACCAATGGGGATGGCCGACACATACACGGCACGGGAGGTGTTGGAAGGGGAGGGGCTGAAGGAGAATTTGGCACAGGGGTACCTGGTGGATCCACTGCAGGGGGCTACTCTAGAGTTGGACCAAGAACAGCTATG GGCGGCGACGGACACGGGTGTGGCGGCAGGGGGCGTGGTTTCCACCGCGGAGGACATGGCCAGGTGGATGCGGTTCCACCTGAAGGGCGGGAAGACCCCGGAAG GTGTGCGGTTGGTGAGGAAGAGGCTGTTGAAGGAGACGCATGCGCCTCAGATGGCCATCACATCCGGGACCTTCCCGCGTGAGGGCCTCTACCGCCCGGAGTCAGCCGTGGACGACACAGTTCCCGCCTACTGCATGGGCTGGGTCACGGGGACGTACAGGG GGTACAAGCGGCTGGTAcacggcggcaccctcgcctcCTACAACTCCCTGATGACGCTGTTTCCTTCTGAAAACATCGGCATCTTCACAGCCTCCAATGGAGTCGCACAGTTCCAGTCAGACGTGCACTGGTCCATTCATAACTACATCTCCGACTTCGCTCTCG GAGAGATTACGTGGCTGAACTCCTCCACCATCTGTCATCAGGGGCGCAGGAGACATACCGGGTCCCCCGGGG AATTTGCCTACGTTAGCGGACCGTCAGACTTGGCTGTCAGTCCACGCCACTCAAGAGAGACGACTAGCGGATTCCACCAGACTGCAGCGGTGACGACTGCCTCCGAACCCCTAGGAAAGTACGCCGGCGTCTACCATAGCCTCGCACTGGGGAACTTCAGTGTTCGTCTTGATGCCGCGTCTGCTAGTCTACGTTTTCGATACGGTTTGTTCGGAACTGGGCATCTACAGCCCGGCTTGTTACATGAACACGAGATGAGGATGGTCTTCACAGGACCGCTGTGGTACATACAAGGGTTCAAAGTCGTCTTCACCAAAACTCCAGAAGCCTTCGTGACTTCTTTACATGTTGATTCAGGTCCAGACAACAAACCAACTTTTCATAGATTAGACACTGTCAGTACGGTCGACTCAGACGTTGCAAGTAGCGCAGCTCACTTGGTTGATAGTAAGGCATACCCTAACGTACATATTTTGCTTTTCGCATACTTAGTACATTATCTAATTTCTCTGTTTTTTCGTTGA
- the LOC136429855 gene encoding uncharacterized protein isoform X2 — MRRDSLKRFPECRRILTEMSSQDKIPSIAKASLKLLIELVLSDPIKNETAEKLLTHEEIFRSSLDARRFEQQDQIEQELRVKAYALLLSCINLHCCKATLSPSSDRFRQPLTRVREDLKTIRGDTHALTSAVFFALEAISRLIDSDEKKSKALLTKLSKFLTFIEEEAKKQDPLTDKLMKKVTKFVNSVTSYDEELALIFLSVLTRTTPGGLVCFQLLAECRVHRIETERRRLSFKRTTQHEPSWSVLYRIAWYMVRLAKDVDTPRATRVQAVKADSTMCLGSFWTNPDLKKINDFPTAKPLIMAMCEDLIYSDIHEIAEAVTGPLLVRGGSIDYGKLTERVLPKHLAHYHQNEDLEVFQDQLPHQCNNSVIYQGVMGGKQIHVAVKVARVQNLQSFNGLHDTSTPACKRIQDEIKVLRRLKHPNIINLLASSVESPVHYVMGLMTHGNLMDYLRKHRSPVLPPQQLFAIAIHVLRALAFLQGDKSVQRNVMAKNVLVTMEDGVLCYKLSGFCKARKAKESKPYAVKDSLTYFKGSWNEQMPLRFLAPESLVSQWYSAKSDMWSFGVFLYELFTCGAVPYQEFDCMSTEDLLFRIVRKGLRMKQPSCVPTSIFRLMKDLLRVDELERPAADLVLEQIEQLQPKYSNTDDDWRPYLPPVEDVVDAYCCQEIPEALLKRLKDPDASSSDRTSMAGNALQECYEDLLLNSPDRPKETVHKEETLTLEKVPKALASVETYREIGPTTKDCEQLTAIRFMKDPVRSGEEFACLYTVRPSAGNLRDYLSNKCCSSPSLLEDFCRAITLAVQCLHGKDVVHRDLRLEHVFVENEDGQPKVMLGRFGRTKKLLQGPYDEDVSESYFEYGRPGPVDASRWSPPEVLHFGLYSFKSDVFSLGSVFQELWQAFDAPIGAPSHLTVPYQGMKAEEIKDFLDRNMVLEKSPSCPDWMFQLIQKCRAYHNVDRPTLEDILQVLETHEVPEEWKEDPYMFDYYALVQLFDRESLSDDSDPDLYEEVATNKRKEDGGTTCSSPEPLYMNLPLSGQQGTTDNQDADSDEEDGASGGEDGVLQASAIWAEQPVQMRSQSKNNRRRTRYSMYHP, encoded by the exons ATGAGGCGCGATTCCCTTAAGAGATTTCCGGAGTGCAGGCGTATCCTGACGGAGATGAGCAGCCAAGATAAGATCCCGTCAATCGCAAAAGCTAGTCTGAAACTTCTGATAGAGCTtgttctgtctgaccctatcaAGAACGAAACAGCAGAAAAGCTTCTGACACACGAAGAAATCTTTCGCAGTAGTTTAGACGCTCGTAGATTTGAACAACAGGATCAGATCGAGCAAGAGCTGAGAGTTAAGGCATATGCTCTCTTACTGTCTTGCATCAACCTTCACTGCTGCAAGGCGACTTTGAGCCCCTCAAGCGATCGCTTTCGGCAACCACTCACGCGCGTGCGCGAAGACCTAAAAACAATCAGAGGCGATACGCATGCGCTGACATCAGCTGTCTTCTTTGCTTTGGAAGCGATTTCACGGCTCATCGACTCTGACGAAAAAAAGTCGAAGGCACTGTTGACAAAACTGTCAAAATTCTTAACGTTTATCGAGGAAGAGGCTAAAAAGCAGGACCCCTTGACGGACAAGTTGATGAAGAAGGTGACTAAGTTCGTCAACAGCGTCACCAGTTACGACGAAGAGCTGGCACTCATCTTTCTGTCTGTGTTG ACTCGGACAACCCCGGGTGGTCTGGTCTGCTTCCAGCTTCTGGCTGAATGTCGGGTCCACCGAATTGAGACCGAAAGGAGGAGGCTCAGCTTCAAGAGAACTACACAACACGAGCCCAGCTGGTCCGTCCTCTATCGGATCGCTTGGTACATGGTTCGATTGGCAAAGGATGTGGACACTCCAAGAG CAACCCGTGTTCAGGCCGTGAAAGCTGACAGCACCATGTGCCTGGGTTCCTTTTGGACCAACCCAGATCTGAAGAAGATCAACGACTTTCCGACTGCAAAGCCCCTCATCATGGCGATGTGCGAAGATCTCATCTACTCGGACATCCACGAGATCGCCGAGGCAGTGACAGGGCCCCTCCTGGTTCGAGGAGGCTCCATTGACTACGGCAAGCTCAC AGAACGAGTGCTCCCCAAACACCTTGCACACTACCACCAAAATGAAGATCTTGAGGTGTTTCAAGACCAGCTGCCCCACCAATGTAACAACAGCGTCATCTACCAAGGCGTGATGGGCGGCAAACAGATCCACGTCGCCGTTAAAGTCGCCAGGGTTCAGAACCTGCAGAGCTTCAATGGTCTGCACGACACCAGCACGCCAGCTTGCAAAA GGATCCAAGATGAAATCAAAGTCCTCCGACGTTTGAAGCACCCGAACATCATCAACCTGTTGGCGTCCAGTGTGGAATCTCCCGTTCATTACGTCATGGGACTGATGACGCACGGTAATCTCATGGACTACCTCCGGAAGCACAGGAGCCCGGTGCTGCCGCCTCAGCAACTGTTTGCCATAGCAATACATGTTCTCCGGGCACTGGCGTTCCTGCAAGGAGACAAAAGTGTACAACG CAATGTCATGGCCAAAAATGTCCTGGTAACAATGGAGGATGGAGTGCTGTGCTACAAACTCAGCGGATTCTGCAAGGCACGAAAGGCAAAGGAGTCCAAGCCATATGCAGTCAAAGACAGCCTGACATACTTTAAAG GATCCTGGAACGAGCAGATGCCTCTGAGGTTCCTTGCACCGGAGTCTCTTGTGTCCCAGTGGTACTCCGCCAAGAGTGACATGTGGTCGTTTGGAGTATTCCTGTACGAGCTGTTCACATGCGGGGCAGTGCCGTACCAGGAGTTCGACTGCATGTCGACAGAGGACTTACTGTTCAGG atcgtccGGAAAGGTCTCCGAATGAAGCAGCCCAGCTGCGTGCCCACCAGCATCTTCAGACTCATGAAGGACCTCCTGAGGGTGGACGAGCTGGAGAGGCCAGCAGCAGACCTGGTGCTCGAGCAGATAGAACAACTACAGCCGAAGTACAGCAATACGG ACGATGACTGGAGACCGTACCTACCACCAGTCGAGGACGTTGTCGATGCCTACTGCTGCCAG GAGATCCCAGAGGCACTGTTAAAACGTCTGAAGGACCCGGATGCCAGCAGCAGTGACAGGACAAGTATGGCCGGCAAT GCACTGCAAGAATGCTATGAGGACCTGTTGCTGAACTCGCCCGACAGACCAAAGGAAACGGTCCACAAGGAA GAAACCCTGACGTTAGAAAAAGTGCCGAAGGCCCTTGCCTCTGTGGAAACGTATAGGGAAATCGGACCTACCACCAAGGACTGTGAACAGCTGACTGCCATCAGATTTATGAAGGATCCTGTGCGGAGTGGAGAGGAGTTTGCCTGCCTG TACACAGTGAGGCCCTCAGCCGGCAACCTCCGTGACTACCTGTCGAATAAGTGCTGCAGCAGCCCATCTCTACTGGAGGATTTCTGTAGGGCGATAACCCTGGCAGTGCAGTGTCTTCATGGGAAGGATGTCGTCCACCGAGACCTGCGACTTGAACACGTCTTCGTGGAAAACGAAGATGGCCAACCCAAG GTAATGCTGGGCCGTTTTGGTCGGACCAAGAAGCTTCTGCAAGGCCCGTACGACGAGGACGTGTCGGAGAGCTACTTCGAATACGGACGCCCTGGACCCGTGGATGCCAGCAGATG GTCCCCACCTGAAGTGCTTCACTTCGGCCTGTACTCCTTCAAGAGTGACGTCTTCAGTTTGGGGTCGGTGTTCCAGGAGCTGTGGCAGGCGTTCGACGCACCCATTGGAGCCCCATCTCACCTAACTGTGCCTTACCAGGGGATGAAGGCAGAAGAG ATCAAGGACTTTCTGGACAGGAACATGGTGTTGGAAAAGTCTCCCAGCTGCCCGGACTGGATGTTCCAGCTGATTCAGAAGTGCCGGGCCTATCACAACGTGGACAGGCCAACACTGGAGGACATCCTGCAGGTTTTAGAGACTCA CGAGGTTCCTGAAGAATGGAAGGAGGACCCGTACATGTTCGACTACTACGCCCTCGTGCAACTGTTCGACCGAGAGTCGCTCTCCGACGATTCCGACCCTGATCTGTACGAAGAGGTCGCCACCAACAAG AGAAAAGAAGATGGTGGCACTACGTGCTCCTCGCCGGAACCGCTGTATATGAATCTCCCTCTGTCGGGACAGCAGGGAACGACAGACAACCAGGACGCTGACTCGGATGAAGAGGATGGTGCTTCGGGGGGTGAAGATGGGGTATTGCAGGCATCTGCTATTTGGGCCGAACAACCTGTTCAGATGAGGAGTCAGTCGAAAAATAACAGAAGGAGGACCCGATATAGCATGTACCATCCCTAG